The Paracoccus sediminicola genome has a segment encoding these proteins:
- the ccmD gene encoding heme exporter protein CcmD produces MIELGKYAGTVLSAYGISLALLVAIIWQSVARNARARRDLDRQEGRRNAR; encoded by the coding sequence ATGATCGAACTCGGGAAATATGCCGGCACCGTGCTGTCCGCCTATGGGATCAGCCTTGCGCTGCTCGTGGCGATCATCTGGCAGAGCGTCGCCCGCAATGCCCGCGCCCGGCGCGATCTGGATCGGCAGGAGGGCCGCCGCAATGCGCGTTAA
- a CDS encoding heme ABC transporter permease — translation MSIWEYANPVKFMRVSGAMLPYVAGGAAVCTLGGLVWGFLTPEDYRQGATVKIVFLHVPAALMAINCWLMMLVASLIWIIRRHHVSALAAKAAAPIGAVMTVIALVTGAIWGQPMWGTWWEWDPRLTSFLILLFFYIGYIALWSAVEDPDSAADLTGVLCLVGSVFALLSRYAVNFWNQGLHQGASLSVAEGERMSAVYRYPLYLTMLGFFLLFLALLLIRTRTEIRIRRTAALQAREARS, via the coding sequence ATGTCGATCTGGGAATATGCCAACCCCGTCAAATTCATGCGCGTGTCCGGCGCAATGCTGCCCTATGTCGCGGGCGGCGCGGCTGTCTGCACTTTGGGGGGGCTGGTCTGGGGGTTCCTGACCCCCGAGGATTACCGTCAGGGCGCCACGGTGAAGATCGTGTTCCTGCATGTCCCCGCTGCGCTGATGGCGATCAATTGCTGGCTCATGATGCTGGTCGCCTCGCTGATCTGGATCATCCGCCGCCACCATGTCAGCGCGCTTGCCGCCAAGGCCGCCGCGCCGATCGGTGCGGTAATGACAGTCATCGCGCTTGTGACCGGTGCGATCTGGGGTCAGCCGATGTGGGGGACATGGTGGGAGTGGGACCCGAGATTGACCAGTTTCCTGATCCTGCTTTTTTTTTATATCGGCTATATTGCGCTTTGGTCGGCGGTCGAGGACCCGGACAGCGCCGCCGATCTGACCGGGGTGCTGTGCCTTGTCGGCTCGGTCTTCGCGCTGCTGTCGCGCTATGCGGTGAATTTCTGGAACCAGGGGCTGCATCAGGGCGCCTCACTTTCCGTCGCCGAGGGCGAGCGGATGAGCGCCGTCTATCGCTATCCGCTCTATCTCACCATGCTGGGGTTCTTCCTTCTGTTCCTGGCGCTGCTGCTGATCCGCACCCGGACCGAGATCCGCATTCGCCGCACCGCTGCCCTGCAAGCCCGCGAGGCCCGCTCATGA
- the ccmB gene encoding heme exporter protein CcmB, with protein sequence MIALLLRDLRLAMRAGGGFGLGVAFFLILCTLVPLGVGPDAATLAPIAPGILWVGALLSCLLSLDRIFALDHEDGTLELLATSPLPLEAAIAVKAAAHWLTTGLPLVVAAPVLGLLLHLPGEAMGVLVLTLLTGTPALSMLGAFGAALTVGLRRGGLLLSLLVLPLYVPTLIFGAETLRRHVEGVEATQPLIFLAAITLLALALIPFAGAAALRINLR encoded by the coding sequence GTGATCGCGCTGCTGCTGCGTGACCTGCGCCTTGCAATGCGCGCCGGGGGCGGCTTCGGACTTGGCGTGGCGTTCTTCCTGATCCTCTGCACGCTGGTTCCCCTTGGCGTCGGCCCCGACGCGGCGACGCTGGCGCCCATCGCGCCCGGCATCCTCTGGGTGGGGGCGCTTCTGTCCTGCCTGCTGTCGCTCGACCGGATATTTGCGCTCGACCACGAGGACGGGACGCTGGAGCTGCTGGCGACCTCGCCCTTGCCGCTCGAAGCTGCCATCGCGGTGAAGGCTGCGGCGCATTGGCTCACCACCGGGCTGCCTCTGGTCGTTGCCGCGCCGGTGCTGGGGCTGCTGCTGCACCTGCCGGGCGAGGCGATGGGGGTGCTGGTCCTGACGCTGCTGACCGGAACGCCCGCCCTCTCGATGCTTGGCGCATTCGGCGCTGCGCTGACCGTCGGCCTGCGCCGGGGCGGGCTGCTGCTGTCATTGCTGGTGCTGCCGCTTTACGTGCCGACCCTGATCTTCGGGGCAGAGACGCTGCGCCGCCATGTCGAAGGGGTTGAGGCCACGCAGCCACTGATCTTCCTCGCCGCGATCACCTTGCTGGCGCTGGCGCTTATCCCCTTTGCGGGCGCTGCGGCATTACGTATCAATTTGCGCTAG